A single genomic interval of Electrophorus electricus isolate fEleEle1 chromosome 4, fEleEle1.pri, whole genome shotgun sequence harbors:
- the angptl6 gene encoding angiopoietin-related protein 6, translating to MEAWVMCVLVLLLLALVVSGVEGRAGAPHPDSLNNAGAPPQSARPSGPKAGRCSYTFVVPQQKLKGALCVSTEMGRANGSETAALRARLDRQQEWLESLRGQLEQEGALASEVRALRRESDGMNTRIGRLYAQLLREVTNKQDQALEQRQLESRLLNATVQVLQISSSYRELERKYEALTSLVSNQSQLMTRLEKHCQCRNVTEMWQVAASSASNQPTRLQNVNNVQRDQSAPQRQVKTQQMQGSTLPDLRTDTPFISYPVTKTPGPWRDCQHVLDSGESTSGIYLLRPRNSNRLLQAWCEHGHAEGGWTVIQRRQDGSVNFFRTWDQYKQGFGNLDGEYWLGLEHLYWLTSQASYKLRVVLEDWQGRQVFAEYDSFRLEPESDWYRLRLGNYEGTAGDSLSWHSDKAFTTLDRDKDTYSGNCAHFQKGGWWYHMCAHSNLNGVWYRGGHYRSRYQDGTYWMEFHGGSYSLKRVAMMIKPI from the exons ATGGAGGCGTGGGtgatgtgtgtgctggttctaCTGCTGTTGGCCTTGGTGGTGTCTGGCGTGGAGGGCCGTGCAGGAGCCCCCCACCCTGACAGCTTGAACAACGCGGGAGCCCCGCCTCAATCCGCGCGCCCATCCGGGCCGAAAGCTGGCCGCTGCTCCTACACCTTCGTCGTACCCCAACAGAAGCTGAAGGGGGCGCTGTGCGTGAGCACGGAGATGGGCCGGGCCAACGGCTCGGAGACGGCGGCTCTGCGTGCCCGGCTGGACCGCCAGCAGGAGTGGCTGGAGAGCCTGCGGGGGCAGCTCGAACAAGAGGGGGCGCTGGCGAGCGAGGTGCGTGCGCTGCGCAGGGAGAGCGACGGCATGAACACCCGCATCGGCCGGCTGTATGCCCAGCTCCTGCGCGAGGTCACGAACAAGCAGGACCAGGCACTAGAGCAGAGGCAACTGGAAAGCCGGCTACTGAACGCCACCGTGCAG GTGCTGCAGATATCCAGCAGCTATCGAGAGCTGGAGAGGAAGTACGAAGCCCTCACCTCACTGGTGAGCAACCAGAGTCAGCTGATGACCCGCTTGGAGAAACACTGTCAGTGTCGCAATGTCACTGAAATGTGGCAG GTAGCTGCGTCATCAGCGTCTAATCAGCCCACAAGACTGCAGAATGTCAACAATGTTCAGAGAGACCAGAGCGCCCCCCAGCGGCAGGTGAAAACACAGCAGATGCAGGGATCCACGTTGCCAGATCTCCGTACAGATACACCGTTCATCAGCTACCCTGTGACTAAAACTCCAG GGCCATGGCGGGACTGCCAGCATGTTCTGGACTCAGGAGAAAGCACCAGCGGCATATACCTACTGCGCCCGCGCAATTCCAACCGTCTGCTCCAGGCCTGGTGCGAACACGGCCACGCTGAAGGCGGCTGGACCGTCATCCAGAGGAGACAGGATGGCTCCGTCAACTTCTTCAGGACCTGGGATCAATACAAA CAAGGCTTTGGGAACCTGGACGGTGAGTACTGGCTGGGCCTGGAGCACCTGTACTGGCTGACGTCACAGGCCTCCTACAAGCTTCGAGTCGTGCTGGAGGACTGGCAGGGCCGCCAGGTGTTTGCCGAGTATGACAGCTTCCGCCTGGAGCCCGAGAGCGACTGGTACCGCCTGCGGCTGGGCAACTATGAGGGTACGGCAGGCGACTCCCTCTCCTGGCACAGCGACAAAGCCTTCACCACTCTGGACCGTGACAAGGATACCTACTCTG GCAACTGCGCCCACTTCCAGAAGGGTGGCTGGTGGTACCACATGTGTGCCCACTCCAACCTGAACGGGGTGTGGTACAGAGGGGGCCATTATCGAAGCCGCTACCAGGATGGGACCTACTGGATGGAGTTTCACGGTGGCTCTTACTCGCTGAAAAGGGTCGCCATGATGATCAAACCTATCTGA